TAGGGGTCCTGGACACGCCGCGCGCAGCCTTGCGTACGGCCTGGACGTGGCCCTGAAGCGCAGCTTGAGCTCCGAGTGTTTCACTTTGCAGAACAACTTTACAGAAGGAACAGACGTATCATGACAAATCAAGTCGGTATTGATATGAACAACGATTCGGAAGGCGACGATCTGCTGCAGTACAACCCCAATCGCCTGCTGGACACGCTGATCGAAAACCTGCGCCTGAAGAACGACGCGGCCCTGTCGCGCGCGCTGGAAGTGGCGCCACCGGTCATCAGCAAGATTCGCCACCACCGCCTGCCGGTCGGCGCTTCGCTGCTGATCCGCATGCACGAAGTCAGCGACCTGTCGATCCGCGACCTGCGTTACCTGATGGGCGACCGCCGCAACAAGTTCCGCATCAGCGACAAGCAGTTCAAGCCAAAAGAAGGCGAAACGCCACAGAGCAGCACCAATAACAGCAACAACAACGGCTGATGCCGCGCCAGCGCTGGCGTCTTCCCCATGCGGGCAGGCGTTGCGCGGTGCGTTTGCCGTCGTGAACAGCGCGCCATGGGCGCGCTTTTTTATTGCCCGCGGCATCCGCGACGATGGGCTTTTGGAGGCTGTCCCCGATTGTTCGGCTGTTTCTTAGCCGAAAAATTGGGGACAGCCTCCGATTTCCGGCAGCGCGGGAATTGGAGGCTGTCCCCGATTGTTCGATTGTTCGATTGTTGGGAGGCTGTCCCCGATTGTTCGCTTCGATCAACCGGTGAATGGAGACCGCTTTCTGCCCCAACGCTTACGCGGGGAAGACCCCCGTCGACAGATACCGGTCACCCCGGTCGCACACGATGAACACGATCGTGGCGTTCTCCACGGTCTGGGAGATGCGCAGCGCGATCTCGCAGGCGCCTGCCGCCGAGATGCCGCAGAAGATGCCCTCTTCCGCCGCCAGCCGGCGTGCCATGCGTTCCGCCGCGGCCTGCGACACGGATTCGATCTGGTCCACGCGGGCCTTGTCGAAGATCTTCGGCAGGTACGCTTCCGGCCACTTGCGGATGCCGGGAATCGAGGAGCCCTCTTCCGGCTGCGCGCCGATGATGCGGATGCCCTCGTTCTGTTCCTTCAGGTACTGCGAGACGCCCATGATGGTGCCGGTCGTGCCCATCGCGCTGACGAAGTGCGTGATGCGGCCTGCCGTGTCGCGCCAGATCTCCGGTCCCGTGCTCTCGTAATGCGCGCGCGGGTTGTCGGCGTTGGCGAACTGGTCGAGGATGATGCCCTTGCCGTCCTTCTGCATCTGCTCGGCCAGGTCGCGCGCGTATTCCATGCCGCCCGTCTTCGGCGTCAGCACGATCTGCGCGCCATAGGCCGCCATGCTCTGGCGCCGCTCCTCGGACAGGTTTTCCGGCATCAGCAGCACCATCTTGTAGCCGCGGATGG
This is a stretch of genomic DNA from Pseudoduganella chitinolytica. It encodes these proteins:
- the cysM gene encoding cysteine synthase CysM, translating into MTYKTIADTIGNTPLVQLVRLPGADAAARNNVILGKLEGDNPAGSVKDRAAMSMLRRAEERGDIKPGDTLIEATSGNTGIALAMAAAIRGYKMVLLMPENLSEERRQSMAAYGAQIVLTPKTGGMEYARDLAEQMQKDGKGIILDQFANADNPRAHYESTGPEIWRDTAGRITHFVSAMGTTGTIMGVSQYLKEQNEGIRIIGAQPEEGSSIPGIRKWPEAYLPKIFDKARVDQIESVSQAAAERMARRLAAEEGIFCGISAAGACEIALRISQTVENATIVFIVCDRGDRYLSTGVFPA